One stretch of Siphonobacter curvatus DNA includes these proteins:
- a CDS encoding glycosyltransferase family 4 protein codes for MPTSVTLLSTSDNMGGASIGAVRLQQALSRYSPLYSQILVQEKNTQNPAIAALDDSWLGKKKTLARFAGERLYLKAYEASKKQHWAFDPAVLGVDVTEHPFVQKAQILHLHWINHGFLSTQSFQKLVETQKPLVWTMHDMWPFTGGCHHSGECDHFINKCGNCKFLRYPSEVDLSNQIWERKQKVMDPAHLTTVACSDWLANRARRSSLLKKHTIVSIPNPLDTDVFKPTEKKAARWKLNLPQHKHLILFAAMRVDAPMKGFSYFKEALERLATAHPETKEQIELVIFGQTEGLSKLPYPAHHLGRLSNPERIALAYSAASVFVIPSLEENLPYTIMEAMACGTPSVGFNIGGIPELIDDGVNGALAEYRSSEDLMRALYQTLYQSDYESLRRNARQKVLTQYAEPVIARRYQTLYEDVLGRSKRKPLEGSNT; via the coding sequence ATGCCAACTTCCGTTACGCTACTGAGTACTTCCGATAATATGGGCGGGGCATCCATCGGAGCCGTGCGGTTGCAGCAGGCTCTGAGTCGTTACTCGCCCCTGTATTCCCAAATTTTAGTACAGGAAAAAAATACCCAAAATCCAGCCATTGCCGCTTTAGACGACTCCTGGCTGGGTAAAAAGAAAACGTTAGCTCGTTTTGCCGGTGAACGTCTATACCTGAAAGCTTACGAGGCCTCCAAAAAGCAACACTGGGCTTTCGATCCTGCGGTACTGGGCGTAGACGTAACCGAGCACCCGTTTGTACAAAAAGCCCAGATTCTGCATTTACACTGGATCAATCACGGATTTCTTTCCACCCAATCCTTTCAGAAACTGGTGGAAACGCAAAAGCCGCTGGTCTGGACCATGCACGACATGTGGCCTTTTACGGGGGGCTGCCACCACAGCGGCGAATGCGATCACTTTATCAATAAATGCGGCAACTGTAAGTTTTTGCGGTATCCTTCGGAGGTGGATTTGTCAAACCAGATCTGGGAACGGAAACAGAAAGTCATGGATCCGGCCCACCTCACCACCGTAGCCTGTAGCGACTGGCTGGCCAATCGGGCCCGGAGAAGTAGTTTACTGAAAAAACATACGATTGTCAGCATTCCCAATCCGCTGGATACGGATGTTTTCAAGCCGACCGAAAAAAAAGCAGCCCGCTGGAAGCTCAATCTGCCCCAGCATAAACACCTGATTTTGTTTGCCGCCATGCGGGTGGATGCTCCCATGAAGGGATTTTCGTATTTTAAGGAAGCTCTGGAACGGCTGGCTACGGCTCATCCCGAAACGAAAGAGCAGATTGAACTCGTCATTTTCGGACAAACCGAAGGGCTATCCAAACTTCCCTATCCCGCTCATCATCTGGGTCGTTTGTCAAATCCGGAGCGAATTGCCCTGGCGTATTCAGCGGCTTCGGTCTTTGTGATTCCTTCGCTGGAAGAAAACCTGCCGTATACCATCATGGAAGCCATGGCCTGCGGTACGCCTTCGGTGGGTTTCAACATTGGCGGCATTCCCGAGCTTATTGACGATGGGGTAAACGGGGCATTGGCCGAATACCGTTCTTCCGAAGACCTCATGCGGGCCCTGTATCAAACGCTTTACCAGTCGGATTATGAATCCTTACGCCGAAATGCCCGGCAAAAGGTACTGACGCAGTACGCGGAACCCGTCATCGCCCGACGTTACCAGACTCTGTACGAAGACGTATTGGGACGCTCCAAAAGAAAACCTTTGGAAGGTTCCAATACCTAA
- a CDS encoding 3-keto-disaccharide hydrolase encodes MKIRYTLVCLALLAASSVQAQKKKWVSLFNGKDIKDWIVKIHHHDVNVNYGNTFRVEDGMIKVRYDQYDHFNEQYGHLYYKTPFSHYHLVIEYKFADPWRKDAPSYTILNSGVMFHSQDPRTMPKEQDWPISIEMQFLAGLGDGKPRPTGNMCSPGTNIVYEGKLDTRHCIDSKSKTYGKDEWVRAELIVLGDSLVKHIINGETVLEYSKPQIGGDVANRYDPAQKVDGKILSSGFIALQSEGQPIDFRKVEIMDLSESKKGKK; translated from the coding sequence ATGAAGATTCGCTACACCCTCGTATGCCTGGCTCTACTGGCCGCTTCCTCCGTTCAGGCCCAAAAGAAAAAATGGGTTTCGCTGTTCAATGGCAAAGACATTAAAGACTGGATCGTCAAGATTCACCATCACGATGTAAACGTGAATTACGGAAATACCTTTCGGGTTGAAGACGGCATGATTAAAGTCCGTTACGATCAGTACGATCACTTCAACGAACAATACGGGCATTTGTACTACAAAACGCCTTTTTCGCATTACCACCTGGTCATTGAATATAAATTCGCCGATCCCTGGCGGAAGGACGCTCCTTCGTACACGATTCTGAATAGCGGCGTGATGTTTCACTCGCAGGATCCACGCACCATGCCCAAGGAACAGGATTGGCCCATATCAATAGAAATGCAGTTTTTGGCCGGGCTGGGGGATGGGAAACCCCGACCGACGGGTAATATGTGCTCGCCGGGTACCAACATTGTATACGAAGGTAAACTAGATACGCGGCATTGTATCGACTCTAAATCCAAGACTTATGGCAAGGACGAATGGGTGCGGGCTGAACTTATCGTACTAGGCGATTCGCTCGTAAAGCACATCATCAATGGTGAAACGGTTTTGGAATACTCGAAACCGCAGATTGGCGGCGATGTAGCAAACCGGTACGACCCAGCCCAGAAAGTAGATGGCAAAATTCTGAGTTCGGGCTTCATTGCTCTACAGAGTGAAGGGCAACCCATCGATTTCCGTAAAGTGGAAATCATGGATTTGAGTGAAAGCAAAAAGGGTAAAAAATAA
- a CDS encoding sterol desaturase family protein: MERIFTLITTPTYLFFILLELYISHRERLGLYNFKETRNSLLLGLGGLVLDVAMKGVSFFVLDGLARHSFLWTYWQEHPVAAWVGVFFAQDFCFYWLHRAEHYCRVLWAVHSTHHSAERYNLTVALRSSMFQPLYRYVFYVPAALLGFDGVHILFIYAVNQAYQFFLHTETVGKLGLLERVLVTPSHHRVHHASNVAYLDKNMGQVLIIWDKLFGTYAEERAEEPTRFGLTHPLPSQNFVHVAFDEWKHLAQDVSQPGLSWSDKLRYVFAAPGWSHDGHTLTSRQLRQQQSTVEKREEVEA, translated from the coding sequence ATGGAACGTATATTTACCTTAATTACTACTCCTACCTACCTTTTTTTTATTCTCTTAGAACTTTACATCTCACATCGTGAACGACTAGGATTGTATAATTTCAAGGAAACCCGTAATAGCTTATTGCTCGGATTAGGGGGTTTAGTACTGGATGTCGCCATGAAAGGCGTCTCATTTTTCGTACTCGACGGGCTGGCTCGCCACTCTTTTCTGTGGACGTATTGGCAGGAGCATCCCGTAGCGGCCTGGGTGGGCGTATTCTTTGCCCAGGACTTTTGCTTCTACTGGTTACACCGGGCAGAGCACTATTGCCGCGTGCTCTGGGCGGTGCATTCCACGCACCATTCCGCCGAACGGTACAATCTGACGGTAGCCCTGCGATCGTCGATGTTTCAACCCTTGTACCGGTATGTGTTTTATGTACCCGCGGCTTTGTTAGGCTTCGATGGCGTCCACATTCTGTTCATCTATGCGGTCAATCAGGCGTATCAGTTCTTCCTCCATACCGAGACGGTCGGCAAGTTGGGCTTACTGGAACGCGTGCTGGTTACCCCTTCGCACCACCGTGTACACCACGCCTCGAACGTCGCGTATCTCGACAAGAATATGGGTCAGGTGCTCATCATCTGGGATAAACTATTTGGTACCTATGCCGAAGAAAGAGCGGAGGAACCGACCCGTTTTGGCCTCACGCACCCGCTGCCCAGCCAGAACTTTGTACACGTAGCCTTCGATGAATGGAAACACCTGGCTCAGGATGTATCGCAGCCGGGGCTTTCTTGGTCGGATAAACTCCGTTACGTATTCGCTGCTCCGGGTTGGTCGCACGACGGCCATACGCTTACTTCACGGCAGCTGCGGCAACAACAGTCTACCGTCGAAAAACGGGAAGAAGTAGAGGCTTAG
- a CDS encoding glycosyltransferase family 2 protein encodes MPKLSVCIPAYKEPALLEKALQALETQTFRDYELILTDDTPDDSVRQLAEQWQSRLPLRYQANRPALGTPENWNSGIRLAQGAYILIHHHDDWLLRPDSLALFVQALDEQPDAVFAFANTDIRRLSTDERIRLNRPSEIQLAQLRTEPEVLITADFVGVPSTVMFRKSAGLFFDSQLKWLVDVDFYVRALRQQPQAAYIPQALVGVAIHEKQVTASVTKNKNLLLFEYFTVAEKFNLDLREEPYAGAYGYWFWRLNVQSVDEIRAAGFYGPIPAGTEALIRNRRKFGFRHWYIKTVMFVKYRLLGLKRKDLHE; translated from the coding sequence ATGCCGAAACTTTCGGTTTGTATTCCTGCGTATAAGGAGCCGGCTTTACTCGAAAAAGCCCTTCAGGCACTGGAAACGCAGACTTTTCGCGATTACGAATTGATTTTAACGGACGATACGCCCGATGATTCCGTCCGGCAGCTCGCCGAACAATGGCAGTCTCGTTTGCCCCTGCGATACCAGGCCAATCGGCCCGCGTTAGGTACTCCCGAAAACTGGAATTCGGGCATTCGTCTGGCTCAGGGAGCGTACATCCTGATTCACCACCACGACGACTGGCTGCTACGTCCGGATAGTCTGGCTTTGTTTGTACAGGCTTTGGATGAACAGCCCGACGCGGTTTTCGCCTTTGCCAATACCGATATTCGTCGACTGAGTACGGACGAACGCATTCGTCTGAATCGACCTTCAGAAATCCAACTGGCTCAGCTCCGCACGGAACCCGAAGTACTCATTACGGCTGATTTTGTGGGCGTGCCGAGTACGGTTATGTTCCGAAAATCCGCCGGACTTTTCTTCGATTCTCAGCTCAAGTGGCTCGTTGATGTGGACTTTTACGTACGGGCCTTGCGACAACAGCCCCAGGCGGCGTACATCCCTCAGGCTTTGGTAGGGGTGGCCATCCACGAAAAACAGGTGACGGCTTCGGTAACGAAAAACAAAAATTTACTGCTGTTTGAGTACTTTACGGTGGCCGAGAAATTCAATCTCGATCTCCGGGAGGAACCCTACGCCGGAGCGTACGGCTACTGGTTCTGGCGGCTCAACGTACAATCGGTCGATGAAATTCGGGCGGCGGGTTTTTACGGACCTATTCCCGCGGGTACGGAAGCGTTAATCCGAAACCGTCGTAAATTCGGTTTCCGGCACTGGTACATCAAAACGGTCATGTTCGTTAAATATCGCCTTTTGGGCCTCAAACGCAAGGATCTGCATGAATGA
- a CDS encoding TylF/MycF/NovP-related O-methyltransferase produces the protein MALTFLSKIVPEPWIPYLKFIRAPWNFHLLQKDKFHYATDKLYTEVNTEFKQDPRFAAAYAWVTKLGGTLVPKNGMEWRIYMLCWAADQVKHLPGDFVACGVFSGFCDRAIMQYIDFAKTDKRYYLMDTFQGLDPRYSSDYEIQRNHTMGYEQSRNLYEQVQETFKDFNVRIIKGAIPDTLPQADTEQICFLSIDMNAVVPEVAALEHFWPKLVRGAVVIFDDYGFPTCEAQKHGHDAFAKKVGHTIFTSPTGQGILIKQF, from the coding sequence ATGGCTCTTACATTTTTATCGAAGATTGTCCCTGAACCCTGGATTCCGTACCTGAAATTCATCCGGGCTCCCTGGAATTTTCACCTGCTGCAAAAAGATAAATTTCATTACGCGACGGATAAACTCTATACCGAAGTCAATACAGAATTCAAACAGGACCCCCGCTTTGCCGCCGCGTATGCCTGGGTGACAAAGCTGGGCGGTACGCTGGTTCCCAAAAACGGGATGGAATGGCGGATTTATATGCTCTGCTGGGCAGCCGATCAGGTCAAGCACCTGCCGGGTGATTTTGTGGCCTGCGGGGTTTTCTCGGGGTTTTGTGACCGGGCCATCATGCAGTACATCGATTTTGCCAAAACCGACAAGCGATACTACCTCATGGATACCTTTCAGGGGCTGGATCCGCGGTATAGTTCGGATTATGAAATCCAGCGGAACCATACGATGGGTTATGAACAAAGTCGGAATCTGTACGAACAGGTGCAGGAAACGTTCAAAGATTTCAACGTTCGTATTATCAAAGGAGCCATTCCCGATACTCTTCCCCAGGCCGATACCGAGCAGATTTGTTTTCTGTCGATTGATATGAACGCGGTGGTACCCGAAGTAGCCGCCCTGGAACACTTCTGGCCTAAACTGGTACGCGGGGCCGTCGTCATTTTCGATGATTACGGCTTCCCTACCTGCGAAGCCCAGAAGCACGGGCACGACGCTTTCGCCAAAAAGGTCGGACACACCATTTTCACCTCTCCCACGGGTCAGGGTATTTTGATTAAGCAGTTTTAG
- a CDS encoding GNAT family N-acetyltransferase, with amino-acid sequence MLTIRPAQAEDLSAVLALYQNALEDPEILSPEQALATFQRMQSYPDYTLYIAEQEQVILGTFALLIMDNLGHAGARSGVVEDVAVHTSAQGQGIGREMMTFAMERCREKQCYKMALSSNLKRERTHAFYESLGFQKHGFSFLIQL; translated from the coding sequence ATGTTAACCATTCGTCCGGCCCAGGCGGAGGACCTCTCCGCCGTTCTGGCCCTGTACCAAAACGCCCTTGAAGACCCGGAAATCCTGAGTCCCGAACAGGCTCTGGCGACTTTTCAACGCATGCAGTCGTACCCGGATTACACCCTATACATAGCCGAACAAGAACAGGTAATTCTGGGCACTTTTGCTCTACTGATTATGGATAATCTGGGCCACGCCGGAGCCCGCTCGGGTGTTGTCGAGGATGTGGCCGTGCATACCTCCGCCCAGGGTCAGGGCATTGGCCGGGAAATGATGACCTTTGCGATGGAGCGTTGCCGGGAGAAACAGTGCTACAAAATGGCCCTTTCCAGCAATCTAAAACGCGAAAGAACCCATGCTTTTTATGAATCGCTGGGATTCCAGAAGCATGGGTTCAGTTTTCTAATTCAGCTTTAA
- a CDS encoding glycosyltransferase family 2 protein, whose product MNELPLSVVICTYNRADLIGLALADLTRQTLDTREFEIIVIDNNSRDTTPEVVQSFTEQYPHIRYFFEGKPGRSIARNRGWQEARGEFVAYLDDDIRVDPQWATAMLRALQQTPRPLAVGGLVEPWYAETPPTWFVRDFELRSWGDQPGYIPAQRAPFGFAGGNMGIAKKVLQQYGGFQEELGGGGEHMPRMGEETDLFFRIYKDHQDEADRIFWFEPAARIQHWTPARNWQIPYRLQRSHASGAARAWMMQVKPYSWEYWRVLAFGVKSTFRLLKSLATTKHPMKTEWVKYRQTLAYLKGFSDESRTLK is encoded by the coding sequence ATGAATGAGTTGCCGCTTTCGGTGGTCATCTGTACCTACAACCGGGCTGATCTGATTGGGCTGGCTCTGGCGGATTTAACCCGACAAACGCTGGATACCCGTGAATTTGAAATCATCGTCATTGATAATAATTCCCGCGATACCACACCGGAGGTCGTGCAGTCCTTTACGGAACAATATCCGCATATTCGGTACTTTTTCGAAGGAAAGCCGGGACGTAGTATCGCCCGAAATCGGGGTTGGCAGGAAGCCCGGGGCGAGTTTGTGGCGTACCTCGACGACGACATTCGCGTCGATCCGCAGTGGGCGACGGCTATGCTTAGAGCTTTGCAGCAAACGCCCCGACCGCTGGCCGTGGGTGGACTGGTAGAACCTTGGTACGCCGAAACACCGCCGACTTGGTTTGTTCGCGACTTTGAACTTCGCAGCTGGGGCGATCAGCCCGGTTACATTCCGGCCCAGCGGGCTCCGTTTGGGTTTGCCGGAGGAAATATGGGTATCGCGAAAAAAGTATTGCAGCAGTATGGCGGTTTTCAGGAAGAACTCGGCGGCGGTGGCGAGCATATGCCACGCATGGGTGAAGAAACCGATCTATTTTTCCGTATTTACAAAGATCATCAGGACGAAGCAGACCGTATTTTCTGGTTCGAACCGGCGGCCCGGATTCAGCACTGGACGCCCGCCCGCAACTGGCAGATTCCGTACCGCTTGCAACGCAGTCACGCCAGCGGAGCCGCCCGGGCCTGGATGATGCAGGTAAAGCCGTATTCCTGGGAATACTGGCGGGTGCTAGCTTTTGGGGTAAAGTCCACGTTTCGTTTGCTCAAATCGCTGGCAACCACGAAACATCCGATGAAAACCGAGTGGGTGAAGTACCGGCAGACACTGGCCTACCTCAAAGGTTTTTCGGACGAAAGCCGAACGTTGAAGTAA
- a CDS encoding enoyl-ACP reductase FabI, giving the protein MAYGLLKGKRGIISGALDENSIAWKTALKAYEEGARFVLTNAPIAMRMGAINQLAEQCEAQIIPADATDVADLEKLFTQSQEILGGKIDFVLHSIGMSTNIRKGREYGDLNYEWFLKSLDVSALSLHKMLQTAEKLDAMAEYGSVVALSYIAAQRSFPDYTDMAQAKAMLESIARSYGYRYGRLKKVRVNTISQSPTKTTAGTGIGGFDAFFDYANKMSPLGNASAEACAEYAVTLFSDLTRSVTMQNLYHDGGFSAVGISHEIVDLMTPKE; this is encoded by the coding sequence ATGGCTTACGGCTTACTGAAAGGGAAACGGGGAATCATTTCCGGAGCCTTGGATGAAAATTCCATCGCTTGGAAGACGGCTTTAAAAGCGTACGAAGAAGGAGCCCGTTTTGTACTGACCAATGCTCCCATTGCGATGCGAATGGGAGCCATCAACCAGCTCGCCGAGCAGTGCGAGGCCCAGATCATTCCGGCGGATGCCACCGATGTGGCAGATTTGGAAAAACTCTTTACGCAGTCGCAGGAAATATTGGGCGGTAAAATCGATTTCGTTCTGCATTCCATCGGCATGAGTACCAATATTCGGAAAGGTCGGGAGTACGGCGATCTGAACTACGAATGGTTCCTGAAATCACTGGACGTATCGGCTTTATCCCTGCATAAAATGCTGCAAACGGCCGAGAAGCTGGATGCTATGGCCGAATATGGTTCCGTAGTTGCCCTCAGCTACATTGCGGCCCAGCGTTCCTTTCCCGACTATACGGACATGGCCCAGGCCAAGGCCATGCTCGAAAGCATTGCCCGTAGTTACGGATATCGCTACGGACGCCTGAAAAAAGTGCGGGTGAATACGATTTCGCAATCGCCCACGAAAACGACGGCGGGGACGGGAATCGGCGGTTTCGACGCCTTTTTTGATTACGCCAACAAAATGTCTCCGCTCGGTAACGCCTCCGCCGAAGCCTGTGCGGAATATGCCGTAACGCTGTTTTCAGACCTGACGCGTTCGGTTACCATGCAGAATCTGTACCACGACGGCGGCTTTTCGGCGGTGGGCATTTCTCACGAAATCGTAGATCTGATGACCCCGAAGGAGTAA
- a CDS encoding MutS-related protein, translating into MSFYAERLAQFQGESEQLSRRYNWIGTLRFLTVVLAGALIYLAQRSNESGYWLLLLLPAVFFRYLMYRHERLSDRIALTRQLIQINQDELDYLNGSRIPFQAGTEHLQTAHSYSYDLDIFGEKSLYQHLNRTATSIGQAALAQQLLHRLPDAAITPRQRAVQALATRPEWRQEFLALGTMGQDTAEEYAALVEWSERKSPPVSVLTRTLAIIFPALLALCLGGFVWTWDDDFLTLAGFMGLINLFILSRNLKQVKAETVDSERIGLIIKKYSTLIAAIESQTFQSEELQDLQQRLRTNGSLASTQVRQLSSLLAAMNGINHALAAVLTNGLYVSHVHTLHRLLQWKAQYAASLRSWLETIGTFESINSFANLSYNNPDFVFPSLSDSGEIAFKSLGHPLLNRTKRVTNDVRFSPRFMILTGSNMSGKSTFLRTLGINMLLTNVGSCVCATEARVQPLDILVSMRLNDSLADSESYFFAEVKRLQSILQTLQTKPCFILLDELFRGTNSDDKRNGTIEVIKKIIQYNAWGVIATHDLEVCEITEQYPQKLINKRFEVEIVNDELVFPYQLLDGICQNRSATFLMQKMGVI; encoded by the coding sequence ATGTCTTTTTACGCCGAACGTCTGGCTCAGTTTCAGGGGGAATCCGAGCAATTGAGCCGTCGCTATAACTGGATTGGTACCCTTCGCTTTCTAACCGTGGTCCTGGCCGGAGCACTGATTTATCTGGCTCAGCGATCCAACGAAAGCGGGTACTGGTTACTACTGCTCTTGCCAGCGGTTTTTTTTCGGTACCTGATGTATCGGCATGAACGACTGTCCGACCGGATTGCCCTCACCCGTCAACTTATTCAAATTAACCAGGATGAGCTGGATTACCTCAACGGCAGCCGCATTCCGTTTCAGGCGGGGACGGAACATCTGCAAACGGCTCATTCGTATTCGTATGACCTCGATATTTTCGGTGAAAAATCGCTGTATCAGCACCTGAACCGTACGGCTACCAGCATCGGGCAGGCGGCCCTGGCCCAACAACTCCTCCACCGTTTGCCGGATGCGGCCATCACGCCACGCCAGCGAGCCGTTCAGGCATTGGCGACTCGTCCCGAGTGGCGGCAGGAATTTCTGGCCCTGGGTACAATGGGTCAGGATACGGCAGAGGAATACGCCGCTCTGGTTGAATGGAGCGAACGGAAAAGCCCGCCCGTCTCGGTTTTGACCCGTACATTAGCCATTATTTTTCCAGCCTTACTGGCCCTTTGTTTGGGTGGGTTTGTATGGACCTGGGACGATGATTTTCTCACCCTGGCTGGTTTCATGGGACTCATTAACCTGTTTATTCTTTCCCGAAATCTGAAACAGGTGAAAGCCGAAACGGTGGATTCGGAACGCATCGGACTGATTATTAAAAAGTACAGTACACTCATCGCCGCCATTGAATCGCAAACCTTTCAATCGGAGGAATTACAGGATTTGCAACAACGCCTACGGACGAACGGCTCCCTGGCCAGCACGCAGGTACGCCAACTTTCGTCCTTACTGGCGGCTATGAACGGGATTAACCATGCCCTGGCCGCCGTGCTCACCAACGGACTGTACGTTTCGCACGTGCATACCCTGCACCGGTTGTTGCAATGGAAAGCTCAGTATGCGGCATCGCTACGTAGCTGGCTTGAAACGATTGGTACGTTCGAATCGATTAACAGCTTTGCTAATCTTTCGTACAACAACCCGGATTTTGTATTTCCGTCGTTGTCGGATTCGGGCGAAATTGCGTTTAAAAGCCTGGGGCACCCGCTGCTCAACCGTACCAAACGCGTTACTAATGACGTACGTTTTTCGCCCCGATTCATGATTCTGACGGGTTCGAATATGTCCGGAAAGAGTACTTTTCTGCGGACACTGGGCATCAATATGTTACTGACCAACGTGGGTTCCTGCGTGTGTGCCACCGAAGCCCGGGTTCAGCCGCTGGACATTCTGGTATCGATGCGATTGAACGACTCGCTGGCCGATAGTGAATCATACTTTTTTGCGGAAGTAAAGCGACTTCAATCCATTTTGCAGACGCTGCAAACGAAGCCCTGTTTCATTTTGCTGGATGAGTTATTCAGGGGTACCAACTCCGACGATAAACGGAACGGCACGATTGAAGTGATCAAGAAAATTATCCAGTACAATGCCTGGGGGGTGATTGCCACGCACGACCTGGAGGTTTGCGAGATTACCGAACAGTATCCGCAAAAACTGATCAACAAACGCTTTGAAGTAGAAATTGTCAATGATGAACTGGTCTTCCCCTACCAGTTACTTGACGGCATTTGCCAGAACCGCAGTGCGACGTTTCTGATGCAAAAGATGGGAGTGATTTGA
- a CDS encoding glycosyltransferase: protein MYAPIALFCYNRPEHFRKTVKSLLRCPEAAFSTLYIFSDGPKTAADEANVAIVREYAQSIRGFESIHLDFSEENRGLAASIIRGVTQVLQQHDKIVVMEDDLLCTRDYLRFMNEALEYYRKDIRVFSISGYLYPIEIPLDYPHDVLLLARGCSYGWGTWPDRWAKVDWEVRDFPEFMKNKAGRREFMRGGEDLLPMLKKQQVGVLNSWAIRWTYAHYKHQAYNLHPRASKLESTGMDGSGTNFGRGTHRYDVQRVERFSRLTKAVSPDEVIHQRLRKHFRLSWIRKIINFVRYGV from the coding sequence ATGTACGCACCCATTGCTCTATTTTGTTATAACCGTCCGGAACATTTTCGAAAGACTGTCAAGAGCTTACTTCGCTGTCCAGAAGCTGCGTTTAGTACCTTATATATTTTTTCCGATGGACCCAAAACGGCCGCTGATGAAGCCAACGTAGCCATCGTTCGTGAATACGCCCAGTCTATTCGCGGGTTCGAGAGCATTCACCTGGATTTCAGCGAAGAAAACCGTGGGCTGGCCGCTTCTATCATTCGGGGGGTTACGCAGGTGCTCCAGCAACACGATAAAATTGTGGTGATGGAGGACGATTTGCTTTGTACCCGCGATTATTTACGCTTCATGAACGAGGCCCTGGAATACTACCGAAAAGACATTCGCGTTTTTTCTATTTCGGGCTACCTCTACCCCATTGAGATTCCGCTGGACTATCCGCACGATGTCCTCTTACTGGCCCGGGGCTGTTCGTACGGCTGGGGCACCTGGCCCGACCGCTGGGCGAAAGTTGACTGGGAGGTACGCGATTTTCCGGAGTTTATGAAAAATAAAGCGGGCCGGCGGGAATTCATGCGGGGAGGTGAAGACCTGTTACCCATGCTGAAAAAACAGCAGGTGGGTGTACTCAACTCCTGGGCCATTCGTTGGACCTATGCCCATTACAAGCATCAGGCCTACAACCTGCACCCCCGGGCCTCCAAGCTGGAAAGCACGGGCATGGATGGCTCGGGCACGAATTTTGGTCGGGGCACGCACCGCTACGATGTACAGCGGGTGGAACGGTTCAGTCGACTGACCAAGGCCGTTTCTCCCGACGAGGTTATTCATCAGCGATTACGCAAACACTTCCGTCTCAGCTGGATACGGAAGATTATTAACTTTGTTCGGTACGGGGTGTAA
- a CDS encoding endonuclease/exonuclease/phosphatase family protein: MKTVLSLSLLVVLLGCTRPSSHSGADTVRVLTYNIHHANPPSKPEIIDLEAIARVIKSDQPDVVMIQEVDVRTRRSGQVDEAEKLAQLTGLQAYFVKAIDHDGGDYGVALLSKYPLRNQRRYPLPLDPQKPGEPRVLGMAELKLPSGRSITVACTHLDAQRGPASRILQAKEIARILKAVPMPIILAGDLNDTPESETLRILNQSLQSTCQNCAPTIPVENPRKTIDFILTSGPWKVTEHRVIQETYASDHLPVRATLSLP; the protein is encoded by the coding sequence ATGAAAACGGTTCTTTCTCTTTCCCTGCTGGTTGTATTACTAGGTTGCACCCGTCCATCGAGTCATTCGGGTGCTGATACGGTTCGCGTTCTGACCTACAACATTCACCACGCCAATCCCCCTTCCAAACCTGAGATTATTGATCTGGAGGCCATTGCCCGGGTCATTAAAAGCGACCAGCCGGACGTAGTCATGATACAGGAGGTGGACGTACGTACCCGCCGCTCCGGACAGGTCGATGAAGCCGAAAAACTGGCTCAGCTCACGGGTTTGCAGGCGTACTTTGTCAAAGCCATTGATCACGATGGCGGAGATTACGGTGTCGCCCTGCTCTCGAAATATCCCCTCCGAAATCAACGCCGCTATCCGTTACCTTTGGATCCGCAGAAACCCGGTGAGCCACGGGTACTGGGAATGGCCGAGCTGAAATTACCCTCGGGGCGTAGCATCACCGTGGCCTGTACGCACCTGGATGCCCAGCGAGGTCCCGCCAGTCGGATTTTACAGGCAAAAGAAATCGCTCGGATTTTAAAAGCCGTACCCATGCCCATTATTCTGGCCGGTGATCTGAACGATACGCCTGAAAGTGAGACCTTACGAATTTTAAATCAGTCCTTGCAATCAACGTGTCAGAACTGTGCTCCGACCATTCCGGTCGAAAACCCTCGTAAGACCATCGACTTCATTTTAACCAGCGGTCCCTGGAAAGTAACCGAACATCGCGTCATTCAGGAAACCTACGCTTCTGATCACTTACCTGTTCGAGCTACGCTGAGCTTACCTTAA